From Staphylococcus sp. M0911, a single genomic window includes:
- a CDS encoding Xaa-Pro peptidase family protein, which translates to MTKINEIINYLQKENADAAWITTPLNIYYFTGYRSEPHERLFALLIQASGETVLFCPKMEVEEVKASPFDGQIIGYLDTENPFDLYQQSFERMLIESEHLTVKRQREITQAFHVEQFGDIDQTIKNLRNIKSIDEIEKIKHAAHLADKCIEIGVNYLKEGISEREVVNHIENEIKKYGVNEMSFDTMVLFGDHAASPHGVPGNRQLQNNELVLFDLGVIYNHYCSDMTRTVQFGTPIKEALDIYNIVLDAETSAIDAIRPGVKLKEIDKIARDIIDRAGYGDYFPHRLGHGLGLEEHEYQDVSSTNDNVLEAGMVITIEPGIYVPGVAGVRIEDDILVTDSGCEILTHYEK; encoded by the coding sequence ATGACAAAAATCAATGAAATTATTAATTATCTACAAAAAGAAAATGCTGATGCTGCTTGGATCACTACACCATTAAACATTTATTACTTTACTGGCTATCGTAGCGAACCGCATGAAAGATTATTTGCATTATTAATTCAAGCTAGTGGTGAAACTGTTTTATTCTGCCCTAAAATGGAAGTTGAAGAAGTTAAAGCGTCTCCTTTTGACGGTCAAATTATAGGTTATTTAGATACTGAAAATCCTTTCGATTTATATCAACAATCATTCGAACGTATGCTAATTGAAAGTGAACATTTAACAGTTAAACGCCAACGTGAAATAACACAAGCCTTTCATGTAGAACAATTTGGTGATATCGACCAAACGATTAAAAACTTAAGAAACATCAAGTCAATTGATGAAATTGAAAAAATTAAGCATGCTGCTCATTTAGCAGATAAATGTATAGAAATCGGTGTAAACTATTTAAAAGAAGGCATCAGTGAACGTGAAGTTGTGAATCATATCGAAAATGAAATTAAGAAATATGGTGTGAATGAAATGAGCTTTGACACTATGGTATTATTTGGCGATCACGCTGCTTCACCACATGGTGTTCCAGGTAATCGTCAATTACAAAATAATGAGCTAGTTCTCTTTGATTTAGGTGTCATCTATAATCACTATTGTAGTGACATGACTAGAACTGTACAATTTGGCACACCAATTAAAGAAGCTTTAGATATATATAATATTGTTCTTGATGCTGAAACATCAGCAATTGATGCTATTCGCCCAGGTGTAAAATTAAAAGAAATAGATAAAATCGCGAGAGATATTATTGATCGAGCAGGCTATGGTGACTACTTCCCTCATCGTCTTGGCCATGGTTTAGGTTTAGAAGAACATGAATACCAAGATGTTTCTAGCACTAATGATAATGTTTTAGAAGCGGGAATGGTCATTACTATTGAACCTGGAATTTATGTACCGGGGGTTGCTGGTGTACGTATTGAAGATGATATTTTAGTTACAGATAGTGGTTGTGAAATATTAACGCATTACGAAAAATAA
- the accD gene encoding acetyl-CoA carboxylase, carboxyltransferase subunit beta gives MFKDFFNRTKKKKYLTVQDSKQNDVPAGIMTKCPKCKKIMYTKELDENLNVCFNCDHHISLSAYKRIEAISDEGTFNEFDKGMTSANPLDFPGYIEKIEKDQKKTDLNEAVVTGTAKLDGIEYGVAVMDARFRMGSMGSVVGEKICRIIDYCTEHRLPFILFSASGGARMQEGIISLMQMGKTSVSLKRHSDAGLLYISYITNPTTGGVSASFASVGDINLSEPKALIGFAGRRVIEQTINEKLPEDFQTAEFLLEHGQLDKVIHRKDMRTTLANILNLHQEVKS, from the coding sequence ATGTTTAAAGATTTTTTTAATCGAACAAAGAAAAAGAAATATCTAACAGTTCAAGATTCTAAACAAAATGATGTACCAGCAGGAATCATGACTAAATGTCCTAAATGCAAAAAGATCATGTATACCAAAGAATTAGATGAGAACTTAAATGTATGCTTCAATTGTGACCACCATATTTCATTATCTGCTTACAAAAGAATCGAAGCAATTTCTGACGAAGGTACATTTAATGAATTTGATAAAGGCATGACATCTGCTAATCCTTTAGATTTTCCTGGTTACATTGAGAAGATTGAAAAGGATCAGAAAAAGACAGACTTAAATGAAGCCGTTGTGACTGGTACTGCTAAATTAGATGGTATTGAATACGGTGTAGCCGTAATGGATGCACGTTTTAGAATGGGTAGTATGGGTTCAGTTGTTGGTGAAAAAATTTGCCGAATCATTGATTATTGTACTGAGCATCGATTACCATTTATCTTGTTCTCTGCAAGTGGTGGTGCCCGTATGCAAGAAGGTATTATTTCATTAATGCAAATGGGTAAAACTAGTGTGTCATTAAAAAGACATTCTGACGCAGGATTACTATATATTTCATATATTACGAATCCTACTACAGGTGGTGTGTCTGCAAGTTTTGCATCAGTGGGTGATATTAATTTAAGTGAACCCAAAGCATTAATCGGTTTCGCTGGACGACGCGTGATTGAACAAACGATTAATGAAAAATTACCAGAAGATTTCCAAACTGCTGAATTTTTATTGGAACATGGTCAACTTGATAAAGTAATACATCGTAAAGACATGAGAACAACACTTGCTAATATATTAAATCTGCATCAAGAGGTGAAAAGCTAA
- a CDS encoding DRTGG domain-containing protein, with the protein MTKHEQILKHIESLAIGSKISVRKIAKDLAVSEGTAYRAIKDAGQLGMVTTIDRVGTVRIEKRNRDEIDNLTFNEIANIVEGQIIAGKNGVNKTVSNFAIGAMEISDILRYIGPQTLLIIGNRRNVQLEVLKRGTAILITGGFQPTKEVIQYADDHDLPVLSSSYDTFLVANIINRAMFNQKIRKEILVVEDIVKPINELSVLLNTMTLEDYKQIANETGHTRFPVVNKDYKLVGIVTSREIINMNDNDMIEDVMTKHPISVKLSNTVASCAHLLIWEGIELLPVTDNNKKAVGVINRQDVLKSMQLLGRQPQIGETINDQIAKHITINHDGIQTDVSPLLTNHYGTLSKAVFVGIIEETLRHEMRKYKKGNVMIESLNIIYLKTVPIETGVDVKYEMLDVGRYFAKLEVTMYCQNEKVAIASVISQMFEGY; encoded by the coding sequence ATGACTAAACATGAACAAATTTTAAAGCATATTGAATCATTAGCAATTGGTTCAAAAATCTCAGTTAGGAAAATCGCCAAAGATTTAGCTGTATCTGAAGGTACAGCCTACAGAGCAATTAAAGATGCTGGACAGCTAGGAATGGTTACAACTATTGATAGAGTAGGAACTGTTCGAATTGAAAAACGAAATCGTGATGAAATAGATAATTTAACATTTAATGAAATTGCAAATATTGTTGAAGGACAAATTATTGCTGGTAAGAATGGCGTCAATAAAACGGTATCTAACTTTGCCATTGGCGCTATGGAAATAAGTGATATCTTAAGATATATTGGACCGCAAACTTTATTAATTATAGGAAATAGAAGAAATGTACAACTCGAAGTATTAAAACGTGGTACAGCCATTTTAATTACAGGTGGATTTCAACCAACAAAAGAAGTCATTCAATATGCAGATGATCACGATTTACCAGTATTGTCATCTAGCTATGATACGTTCTTAGTTGCAAATATCATTAACCGTGCGATGTTCAACCAAAAAATTCGAAAAGAAATTTTAGTGGTAGAAGATATTGTAAAACCAATAAACGAATTGTCTGTATTATTAAACACAATGACTTTAGAAGATTATAAACAAATCGCGAATGAAACGGGACATACACGTTTTCCTGTTGTAAATAAAGATTACAAGTTAGTAGGTATCGTAACCAGTAGAGAAATTATTAATATGAACGACAATGATATGATTGAAGATGTTATGACTAAGCATCCTATCAGTGTTAAGTTGTCAAACACTGTCGCAAGTTGTGCACATTTATTAATTTGGGAAGGTATTGAACTTCTACCAGTTACCGATAATAATAAAAAAGCAGTCGGTGTTATCAATAGACAAGATGTATTGAAATCAATGCAGTTACTAGGGAGACAACCACAAATTGGTGAAACGATTAATGATCAAATTGCTAAACATATTACTATTAATCATGATGGTATTCAAACTGATGTATCTCCATTATTAACCAATCATTATGGTACCTTAAGTAAAGCAGTATTTGTTGGAATTATAGAAGAAACTTTACGACATGAAATGAGAAAGTATAAAAAGGGTAATGTGATGATAGAAAGTTTAAATATCATTTACTTAAAAACAGTGCCTATTGAAACTGGTGTTGATGTTAAATATGAAATGCTCGATGTAGGGAGATACTTTGCGAAATTAGAAGTGACGATGTATTGTCAAAATGAAAAAGTAGCGATTGCATCAGTTATAAGTCAAATGTTTGAGGGATATTAA
- a CDS encoding universal stress protein, which translates to MYKKILLGVDTQLKNEKALEEVSKLAADDAVVTILNAINEQDAQASIKAGVHLDKITEERSKRLEKTRNILESYGIDYDQIIVRGNAKEELLKHANSGKYEIVVLSNRKAEEKKKFVLGSVSHKVAKRATIPVLIVK; encoded by the coding sequence ATGTATAAAAAGATTTTATTAGGCGTAGACACTCAATTAAAAAATGAAAAAGCTTTAGAAGAGGTTTCAAAACTTGCTGCTGATGACGCAGTAGTCACTATTTTAAATGCTATTAATGAACAAGATGCTCAAGCGTCTATTAAAGCTGGAGTTCACTTAGACAAAATTACCGAAGAGCGTAGTAAACGTTTAGAAAAAACACGTAATATTTTAGAAAGCTATGGTATTGATTATGATCAAATTATCGTTCGCGGGAATGCTAAAGAAGAATTACTTAAACATGCAAATAGTGGCAAATATGAAATTGTAGTTTTGAGTAACCGCAAAGCTGAAGAAAAGAAAAAATTCGTTCTTGGTAGCGTAAGTCACAAAGTTGCTAAACGAGCAACTATCCCTGTACTAATCGTAAAATAA
- a CDS encoding acetyl-CoA carboxylase carboxyltransferase subunit alpha: protein MLDFEKPLFEIRKKIDSLKESQEKNDVDLQEEIDMLEASLERETKKVYTNLKPWDRVQIARLPDRPTSLDYIPMIFDSFIELHGDRNFRDDPAMIGGIGYLNGKAVTVVGQQRGKDTKDNIYRNFGMAHPEGYRKALRLMKQAEKFNRPIFTFIDTKGAYPGKAAEERGQSESIATNLIEMASLKVPVIAVVIGEGGSGGALGIGIANRVLMLENSTYSVISPEGAAALLWKDSNLAKIAAETMKITAHDLHELKVIDDVINEPLGGAHKEMETQAQSIKKAFVTHLNELEQLNKEQLVEDRFNKFRNIGSFVE from the coding sequence ATGCTTGATTTTGAAAAGCCACTTTTTGAAATTAGAAAGAAAATTGATTCGTTAAAAGAATCTCAAGAAAAGAATGATGTTGATTTACAAGAAGAAATCGATATGCTTGAAGCTTCTTTAGAACGCGAAACAAAAAAAGTTTATACAAATTTAAAACCATGGGATAGAGTACAAATAGCTAGATTACCAGATAGACCGACATCTTTAGATTATATCCCTATGATTTTTGATTCATTTATAGAATTACATGGAGATCGTAATTTTAGAGATGATCCAGCTATGATCGGCGGTATTGGTTACTTAAATGGAAAGGCAGTAACTGTTGTAGGTCAACAACGTGGTAAAGATACTAAAGATAATATTTATCGTAATTTTGGTATGGCACATCCAGAAGGTTATAGAAAAGCATTAAGACTTATGAAACAGGCTGAAAAGTTTAATCGACCTATATTCACATTTATTGATACTAAAGGTGCATACCCTGGTAAGGCAGCTGAAGAAAGAGGGCAAAGTGAATCTATTGCTACCAATTTAATAGAAATGGCTTCTTTAAAAGTACCTGTCATTGCAGTCGTTATCGGTGAAGGTGGTAGTGGTGGTGCACTTGGTATCGGTATTGCTAACAGAGTATTAATGCTTGAAAACAGTACGTACTCTGTTATTTCTCCAGAAGGTGCAGCAGCATTACTATGGAAAGATAGTAATTTGGCTAAAATTGCTGCAGAAACAATGAAAATCACAGCACATGACTTACATGAATTAAAGGTAATAGATGATGTGATTAACGAGCCACTTGGCGGCGCACATAAAGAAATGGAGACTCAAGCGCAATCTATTAAAAAGGCGTTTGTTACTCATCTAAATGAATTAGAACAGCTTAATAAGGAACAATTAGTTGAAGATCGCTTTAATAAATTTAGAAATATAGGTTCTTTTGTAGAATAA
- a CDS encoding bifunctional oligoribonuclease/PAP phosphatase NrnA, with the protein METLMNDIMKEIESNEIVIIHRHVRPDPDAYGSQLGLKYYLQLKFPDKDIYAVGDEEASLNFIGSFDQIENNVYKEALVIVCDTANAPRVDDQRFTLGKKVLKIDHHPAVDQYGDINLVNTEASSTSEIIYDMISHFNDESIINEDVARVLYLGIVGDTGRFLFGNTTQHTMEVAGKLLGFPFDHNAELNKMSEKDPRLMPFQGYVLQNFELHSDGYCQVKITKDVLEQYKIKANEASQFVNTVADIQGLKIWMFGVDEGDQIRCRLRSKGQYVINDIANDFGGGGHPNASGVSVYSWEEFDALAHALRQKLN; encoded by the coding sequence ATGGAAACACTTATGAACGATATAATGAAAGAAATTGAATCAAATGAAATAGTAATTATTCATAGACATGTAAGACCTGATCCAGACGCGTATGGGTCACAATTAGGATTGAAATATTATTTACAACTTAAATTCCCAGATAAAGATATATATGCAGTAGGTGATGAAGAAGCGTCGCTTAACTTTATAGGGTCATTTGATCAAATTGAGAATAACGTTTATAAAGAAGCGCTTGTCATAGTATGTGATACTGCGAATGCGCCACGTGTAGATGACCAGAGGTTTACTTTAGGTAAGAAAGTATTGAAGATTGACCATCACCCGGCAGTAGATCAATACGGTGATATTAATTTAGTTAATACAGAAGCATCATCTACAAGTGAGATCATTTACGATATGATTTCACATTTCAATGATGAAAGTATCATTAATGAAGATGTCGCACGTGTGCTTTATTTAGGTATTGTCGGAGATACTGGCCGCTTCTTATTCGGTAATACAACACAACATACAATGGAAGTTGCAGGAAAACTACTTGGTTTCCCATTTGATCATAATGCTGAGCTCAATAAAATGTCTGAAAAGGACCCTCGCTTAATGCCATTTCAAGGTTATGTACTACAAAATTTCGAATTGCATAGTGATGGCTACTGCCAAGTCAAAATTACTAAAGATGTATTAGAACAATATAAAATTAAAGCAAATGAAGCATCTCAATTTGTAAATACAGTAGCAGATATTCAAGGACTTAAAATCTGGATGTTTGGTGTAGACGAAGGAGATCAAATTCGATGTCGTTTACGCTCTAAAGGGCAATATGTCATTAATGATATAGCAAATGATTTTGGTGGTGGCGGTCATCCTAATGCCTCAGGTGTCTCTGTATATAGTTGGGAAGAATTTGATGCATTAGCACACGCTTTACGTCAAAAGCTTAATTAA
- a CDS encoding metal-dependent hydrolase produces MKLSFHGQSTIYFEGNGKKVIVDPFISGNDKCDLDEQRLDVDYIILTHGHEDHFGDVVELANRNHATVIGSAEIAGYLSTYHGVENVRGMNIGGKAELDFGSVKYVQAFHSSSYTHENGIPVYLGMPMGVVIEAEGKTIYHTGDTGLFSDMELIAKRHPVDVCFIPIGDNFTMGIDDAAYAINEFIKPSISVPVHYNTFPLIEQDPEQFKDAVKVGEVQILEPGQEVQF; encoded by the coding sequence ATGAAACTTTCATTTCATGGTCAATCAACAATTTATTTTGAAGGAAACGGTAAAAAAGTCATTGTAGATCCTTTTATTTCAGGAAATGATAAATGTGATTTAGATGAACAAAGATTAGATGTAGATTATATTATTTTAACTCATGGTCATGAAGACCACTTTGGCGATGTAGTAGAATTAGCTAATAGAAATCACGCTACAGTTATCGGTAGCGCAGAAATTGCTGGATATTTAAGCACTTATCATGGTGTAGAAAATGTAAGAGGTATGAACATTGGTGGTAAAGCTGAATTAGATTTCGGTAGCGTTAAATACGTACAAGCTTTCCATAGTTCAAGTTATACACATGAAAATGGTATTCCTGTATATTTAGGTATGCCAATGGGTGTTGTAATTGAAGCAGAAGGTAAAACTATTTACCATACAGGAGATACAGGTCTATTTAGTGATATGGAATTAATAGCTAAACGACATCCTGTAGATGTATGCTTTATCCCAATTGGTGATAATTTCACAATGGGCATAGATGATGCAGCTTATGCTATAAATGAATTCATTAAGCCTAGCATTTCAGTACCAGTTCATTACAATACATTCCCATTAATTGAACAAGATCCAGAGCAATTTAAAGATGCAGTTAAAGTAGGGGAAGTTCAAATATTAGAGCCAGGACAAGAGGTTCAATTCTAG
- a CDS encoding DNA polymerase III subunit alpha, whose protein sequence is MVAYLNIHTSYDLLNSSLRISDVVKKAKNEGVEHLAITDTNVLYGYPKFYDACLEAGIHPVFGMTVYLTDGLYQLETVLLAQNNDGLKDLYQLSSAIKMKEKEDIPIEWLKRYANHLVIIFKSAEEHHLQFIDAFNDKEHVYLNQDCIAINHRSFVWLNTMRYLNNEDADTISALQAIKENSKLDLVAEQEDYHEHVFNKNELRNLEINLEINDELIIKTDEIAQLCTAELNYHQSLLPQFQTPNGELSKTYLWQKLEEKLNHLNLNRPDYWERLKHEYDIITNMGFEDYFLIVSDLIHYAKTHDVMVGPGRGSSAGSLVSYLLGITTIDPIKFNLLFERFLNPERVTMPDIDIDFEDTRREKVIQYVQEKYGQLHVSGIVTFGHLLARAVARDVGRIMGFEEITLNEISKLIPHKLGITLEEAYQNDEFKQFVHRNYRHERWFEICKKLEGLPRHTSTHAAGIIINDHALYEYAPLTLGDTGLLTQWTMTEAERIGLLKIDFLGLRNLSIIHQIINQVKKDLNISIEIESIPFDDPKVFELLSQGDTTGIFQLESDGVRRVLKKLKPEHFEDIVAVTSLYRPGPMEEIPTYITRRHDPSKVEYLHEDLAPILKNTYGVIIYQEQIMQIASQFANFSYGEADILRRAMSKKNRAVLESERQHFVDGAKQNGYDEYMSKQIFDLILKFADYGFPRAHAVSYSKIAYIMSYLKVHYPNYFYANILSNVIGSEKKTAAMIDEAKHQSITILPPNINESHWFYKATNDGIYLSLGAIKGVGYQSVKLIVDERYQNGDFKDFFDFARRLPKRVKTRKLLESLILVGAFDIFGKNRATLLHSIDQVIDQVTDIEQDDMLFDFFTPKQSYEEKEELSDQLISEYEKEYLGFYISKHPVEKEFNKKQYLTIYKLSNAKNYQPILVQFNQIKRIRTKNGQNMAFVTLNDGVHLLDGVIFPNQFKKYELDISEEQIYVVQGKFDQRNGKKQLILNDIYTEEAFEAFKLNQTKQIIVRRVDQVKGFYQYLDQENTNQSIEVLSFNYQTNEMTRLGYIKKNSAFLSDLVKLFKPSDIRFV, encoded by the coding sequence ATGGTTGCATATTTAAATATTCATACGTCATACGATTTATTAAATTCTAGCTTAAGAATATCGGATGTCGTTAAAAAAGCTAAGAACGAAGGCGTTGAACACCTTGCAATCACAGATACTAATGTTTTGTATGGCTATCCTAAATTTTATGATGCGTGTTTAGAAGCGGGGATACACCCTGTTTTTGGTATGACCGTCTATTTAACTGATGGGTTGTATCAATTGGAGACTGTACTATTAGCACAAAATAATGATGGCTTAAAAGATTTATATCAATTATCATCAGCGATTAAAATGAAAGAAAAAGAAGATATTCCTATTGAGTGGTTGAAACGTTATGCAAATCATCTCGTCATCATATTTAAAAGTGCCGAAGAACATCATCTACAATTTATTGATGCTTTTAATGATAAAGAACATGTCTATCTTAACCAAGATTGTATTGCGATTAATCATAGATCGTTTGTTTGGTTGAATACCATGCGTTATTTAAATAATGAAGATGCCGATACGATTTCAGCACTTCAAGCCATTAAAGAAAATAGTAAATTAGATTTAGTAGCTGAACAAGAGGATTACCATGAACATGTATTTAATAAAAACGAACTTCGAAATTTGGAAATTAATTTGGAAATTAATGATGAATTAATCATTAAAACTGACGAAATTGCACAATTATGTACTGCTGAGTTAAATTATCATCAATCATTACTGCCTCAATTCCAAACGCCGAATGGTGAACTTTCGAAAACATACTTATGGCAAAAACTAGAAGAAAAGTTAAATCATTTAAATTTGAATCGACCAGACTATTGGGAGAGATTAAAACATGAGTATGACATTATCACAAATATGGGATTTGAAGATTACTTCTTAATCGTAAGTGATTTAATTCATTATGCTAAAACGCATGATGTAATGGTTGGACCTGGCCGTGGGTCTTCAGCAGGATCACTGGTAAGTTATCTACTTGGTATTACAACAATAGATCCTATTAAATTTAATTTGCTCTTCGAACGTTTTTTAAATCCAGAACGAGTAACGATGCCTGATATCGATATTGATTTTGAAGACACACGACGTGAAAAAGTGATTCAATATGTTCAAGAAAAATATGGACAATTACATGTTTCAGGTATTGTAACGTTTGGCCATCTACTTGCAAGAGCTGTTGCACGAGATGTGGGACGTATTATGGGATTTGAAGAAATAACGCTAAATGAAATTTCTAAATTAATCCCTCATAAATTAGGCATCACATTAGAAGAAGCTTATCAGAATGATGAATTTAAACAATTTGTCCATCGTAATTATCGTCACGAACGCTGGTTTGAAATATGTAAAAAGTTAGAGGGATTACCTAGACATACATCAACTCATGCTGCAGGAATAATTATTAATGATCATGCTTTATATGAGTATGCACCTTTAACTTTAGGTGATACAGGATTATTAACACAATGGACAATGACTGAGGCAGAACGCATTGGTTTATTAAAAATTGACTTTTTAGGTTTAAGAAATCTATCAATTATTCATCAGATTATTAATCAAGTTAAAAAGGACTTGAATATCAGCATTGAAATAGAAAGTATACCTTTTGATGATCCAAAAGTTTTCGAACTATTGTCTCAAGGAGATACAACTGGTATTTTCCAATTAGAGTCAGATGGCGTACGTCGAGTATTGAAAAAGTTAAAGCCTGAACACTTCGAAGACATCGTTGCTGTTACTTCGTTATATAGACCAGGGCCTATGGAAGAAATTCCAACTTATATTACACGAAGACACGATCCATCAAAAGTAGAATATTTACATGAAGACTTAGCTCCTATATTGAAAAATACTTATGGCGTTATTATTTATCAAGAACAAATTATGCAAATCGCCAGTCAATTTGCCAACTTTAGTTATGGTGAAGCAGATATTTTAAGACGTGCAATGAGTAAAAAGAATAGGGCTGTACTTGAAAGTGAAAGACAACACTTTGTTGATGGTGCTAAACAAAATGGCTATGACGAATATATGAGTAAACAAATTTTTGATTTAATTTTAAAATTTGCTGACTATGGTTTCCCTAGAGCACATGCAGTTAGTTATTCAAAAATCGCTTATATCATGAGTTATTTAAAAGTCCATTATCCTAATTATTTTTACGCTAATATATTAAGTAATGTTATTGGCAGTGAGAAAAAGACGGCTGCCATGATTGATGAAGCAAAACATCAGAGCATTACAATACTCCCACCCAATATTAATGAAAGTCATTGGTTTTATAAAGCAACCAACGATGGCATCTATTTATCATTAGGAGCTATTAAAGGGGTAGGATACCAAAGTGTGAAACTTATCGTAGACGAGAGATATCAAAATGGTGACTTTAAAGATTTCTTTGATTTTGCAAGACGCTTACCTAAAAGAGTTAAAACTCGAAAATTATTAGAGTCTTTAATTTTAGTTGGTGCCTTTGATATATTCGGTAAAAATCGAGCTACGTTATTACATTCAATTGATCAAGTCATTGATCAAGTAACTGATATAGAACAAGATGATATGTTATTTGATTTCTTCACGCCAAAACAGTCATATGAAGAAAAAGAAGAGTTATCCGATCAATTAATAAGTGAATATGAAAAAGAATACCTAGGATTTTACATCTCTAAGCACCCAGTAGAGAAAGAATTTAACAAGAAACAATATTTAACAATATATAAATTAAGTAATGCTAAAAACTATCAACCTATTTTAGTACAGTTTAATCAAATTAAGCGGATTAGAACTAAAAATGGTCAAAATATGGCATTCGTAACCTTGAATGATGGCGTTCATTTACTGGATGGCGTGATATTTCCAAATCAATTTAAAAAGTATGAACTTGATATATCTGAAGAGCAAATTTATGTTGTTCAAGGAAAATTTGATCAACGAAATGGTAAAAAGCAGTTGATTCTTAATGATATTTATACAGAAGAAGCATTTGAAGCATTTAAATTGAACCAAACAAAACAAATTATTGTTAGACGAGTTGACCAAGTTAAAGGGTTCTATCAATATTTAGATCAAGAAAATACAAATCAATCCATTGAGGTTTTATCATTTAATTATCAAACAAACGAGATGACAAGATTAGGTTATATTAAGAAAAATTCAGCTTTTTTATCTGATTTAGTAAAGTTATTTAAACCAAGTGATATCCGTTTTGTATAA
- a CDS encoding malic enzyme-like NAD(P)-binding protein — translation MSLRDEALEMHKENQGKLEVTPNVKVTNKEELSLAYSPGVAEPCKEIHEDERKVYDYTIKGNTVAVVTDGTAVLGLGNIGPEASIPVMEGKAVLFKSFAGVNGVPIALDTTDTEEIIKTVKLIQPNYGGINLEDISAPRCFEIEERLKKETNIPVFHDDQHGTAIVTMAGLINALRIVDKDLSDIKVVLNGAGAAGIAIVKLLYSYGVRNMVMCDSRGAIFEGRSYGMNDTKEYVAKWTNKDKTEGELSEVIKDADVFIGVSIADLLSKEMVESMAKNPIIFAMANPNPEINPNDAKDAGAKVVGTGRSDYPNQINNVLAFPGIFRGALDTEATHINEEMKKAAVEAIADLIDSKELEPNYCIPGPFDKRVAPSVAREVAKAAMESGVARIEVDPQDVYDKTMKLTDLK, via the coding sequence ATGTCTTTAAGAGACGAAGCACTAGAAATGCATAAAGAAAACCAAGGAAAATTAGAAGTAACGCCTAATGTTAAAGTTACCAATAAAGAAGAATTAAGTCTGGCTTATTCTCCAGGTGTTGCCGAACCATGTAAAGAAATTCATGAAGATGAAAGAAAAGTATATGACTATACAATTAAAGGTAATACAGTTGCGGTCGTTACTGATGGAACCGCAGTATTAGGTTTAGGTAACATTGGCCCTGAAGCTAGTATTCCTGTTATGGAAGGTAAAGCTGTGTTGTTCAAAAGTTTTGCTGGTGTGAATGGTGTACCTATTGCACTTGATACAACTGATACTGAGGAAATTATTAAGACAGTTAAATTAATCCAACCTAATTATGGTGGTATAAACTTAGAGGATATCTCAGCACCACGTTGTTTTGAAATCGAGGAGCGATTGAAAAAAGAGACCAACATTCCCGTCTTCCACGATGATCAACATGGTACAGCGATAGTGACAATGGCAGGATTAATCAATGCACTTAGAATTGTTGATAAAGATTTATCAGATATTAAAGTCGTTCTTAATGGTGCAGGCGCAGCAGGAATAGCTATTGTGAAATTACTTTATTCATATGGTGTTAGAAATATGGTTATGTGTGACTCAAGAGGTGCCATATTTGAAGGAAGAAGTTATGGCATGAATGACACAAAAGAATACGTCGCTAAATGGACAAACAAAGATAAAACTGAAGGCGAACTTAGTGAAGTTATTAAAGATGCTGACGTATTTATAGGTGTATCTATTGCGGACCTACTTTCTAAAGAAATGGTAGAGAGCATGGCCAAAAATCCAATTATTTTTGCAATGGCGAATCCTAATCCTGAAATCAATCCTAACGATGCTAAAGATGCTGGTGCGAAAGTTGTTGGAACTGGACGTTCAGATTATCCAAACCAAATTAATAATGTATTAGCATTCCCAGGTATATTTAGAGGTGCATTGGATACAGAAGCAACCCATATTAACGAAGAAATGAAAAAAGCTGCAGTTGAAGCGATTGCAGACTTAATCGATAGTAAAGAATTAGAACCAAATTATTGTATTCCTGGACCATTTGATAAACGTGTTGCGCCATCTGTTGCTCGTGAGGTTGCTAAAGCAGCTATGGAATCTGGTGTAGCTCGAATTGAAGTTGATCCACAAGATGTGTATGATAAAACAATGAAATTAACAGATTTAAAATAA